One segment of Aquimarina sp. BL5 DNA contains the following:
- a CDS encoding sulfatase-like hydrolase/transferase, with amino-acid sequence MVLKNYFFLILVLFFLGCKNTSEIQVSKPPNIIVILTDDQGWRDVGFNGATDIPTKNLDRLAKEGTIFSNGYVSHPYCSPSRAGLLTGRYQARFGHDCNLPYKDDNDASIGTPLSEIMISEALKKQGYTTSAIGKWHVGDHPDLHPNKQGFDHWFGFPGGNTNYWGFPENYLKTIYRNGKPVDRKNLSYLTDDFTNEAVNFIDKNDDKPFFIYLAYNAPHAPDQTTKKYLENTKHIENAERSIYGAMVNGVDIGVGKIDSTLVAKGIKDNTLIVFLSDNGGRKKVADNQPNRGYKGMLFEGGIKVPFFMTWKNGIKNDKIYKNPVSALDIFPTLLNIAGGNAKDEPQLDGKDLLPYLNNETEKPHNLLFWRSSGGFEYAVRKDNFKLYKSAFKGKTLLFDLEKDPNENFDISDENVTKIKELNKAYANWDSKNINPNWYDPHPENVLKDKENYIKKRNNSLHPKIKKKLNKNLN; translated from the coding sequence ATGGTTTTAAAAAACTATTTCTTTTTAATTTTAGTGTTGTTTTTTTTAGGCTGTAAAAACACTTCAGAAATTCAAGTATCTAAACCACCAAACATTATCGTTATACTTACTGACGATCAAGGTTGGCGAGATGTTGGTTTCAATGGCGCGACGGATATTCCTACAAAAAACTTAGATCGACTTGCTAAAGAAGGTACTATTTTTTCTAACGGTTATGTCTCGCATCCTTATTGTAGTCCGTCTCGAGCTGGATTATTAACTGGCAGGTATCAAGCCCGTTTTGGTCACGATTGCAACTTGCCATACAAAGATGATAATGATGCCAGTATTGGCACTCCGTTGTCAGAAATAATGATTTCTGAAGCGTTAAAAAAACAAGGGTACACGACAAGCGCTATCGGTAAATGGCATGTTGGTGATCATCCAGATTTACATCCAAACAAGCAAGGTTTTGATCATTGGTTTGGTTTCCCTGGAGGAAACACAAATTATTGGGGATTTCCTGAAAACTACCTTAAAACCATTTACAGAAACGGCAAACCTGTAGATAGAAAAAACCTTAGCTATTTAACCGATGATTTCACGAATGAAGCGGTCAATTTTATAGATAAAAACGATGACAAACCTTTCTTTATATATTTGGCTTACAATGCGCCTCATGCACCAGATCAAACAACTAAAAAGTATTTAGAAAATACTAAACATATCGAAAATGCAGAGCGTAGCATATACGGAGCTATGGTTAATGGTGTGGACATTGGTGTAGGAAAAATTGATTCTACTTTGGTTGCTAAAGGTATTAAAGATAATACCTTGATCGTATTTTTGAGTGATAATGGCGGTCGTAAAAAAGTAGCAGATAATCAACCTAATCGTGGTTATAAAGGTATGCTTTTTGAAGGTGGTATAAAAGTTCCCTTTTTTATGACGTGGAAAAACGGTATCAAGAACGATAAAATTTATAAAAATCCAGTATCTGCACTAGATATATTTCCTACATTATTGAATATAGCTGGCGGAAATGCCAAAGATGAACCCCAATTAGATGGTAAAGATTTGTTACCATACTTAAATAATGAAACTGAAAAGCCGCACAATCTTTTATTTTGGCGTTCTTCTGGAGGATTTGAATACGCAGTTAGAAAAGATAATTTCAAATTATATAAAAGTGCTTTTAAAGGCAAAACCTTATTATTTGATTTAGAGAAAGACCCGAATGAAAATTTTGATATTTCAGATGAAAACGTTACTAAAATTAAAGAGCTAAATAAAGCCTATGCTAATTGGGATTCAAAAAATATAAATCCTAATTGGTATGACCCACATCCGGAAAACGTATTAAAAGACAAAGAAAATTATATAAAAAAGAGAAACAATTCTTTACACCCAAAAATCAAAAAAAAACTTAATAAAAATCTGAATTAA
- a CDS encoding sulfatase — MKNYMLKKYRFTKQLTSILVFTILFSVFACAQNKNQKPNIVWITSEDNSKHYMKLFDKNGIATPHIESLAAKGITFNNAFSNAAVCSAARSTLITSNYGPRLASHYHRTQEKVTLPENLEMFPVYLRKAGYYTANNAKEDYNFIKSNNVWDDSSRKASWKNREEGQPFFYVHNIHSTHESSVHFPKENVTINKTINQNFVQPNHPQTALLKYTNAMYREKIAQMDKEVGEVLSKLIKDGLLENTIIFYFGDHGGVLPESKGYLKETGLHVPLVIYVPEKYKDFTDYKVGSNANGFVSFVDFGATILNVAGVEIPKSIDGKPFLGKNVKTKAVEKRDKTFGYADRFDEKYDMVRSYRKGKYKYIRNFQPFNVDALMNNYRYKQLAYREWEDLHQKGKLNAIQSQFFEPKSPEELYNIEADPYETNNLAKESAYKKTVKEMRQGLNKWMKTMPDLSFFPEHFLVQNAFENPYKFGQNHKKNISKYIDVANLALLDFEKADSKIKKSIKSVDPWERYWALVVCSSFNKKANAFIDEVLQIIEDDKELINRVRAAEFLAIIGKKEPSKDILKSLYESENELEALLILNSIVLLQDHYQQYTFNIELENINPKVKRDEQVQERLKYLNVL; from the coding sequence ATGAAAAATTATATGCTAAAAAAATATCGTTTTACGAAACAGCTTACTAGTATACTCGTTTTCACAATACTGTTTTCGGTATTTGCCTGTGCTCAAAACAAAAACCAAAAACCAAATATTGTTTGGATAACATCTGAAGATAATTCTAAGCATTACATGAAATTATTTGATAAAAATGGAATAGCGACTCCTCATATAGAATCGTTAGCAGCAAAAGGAATTACTTTTAATAATGCATTTTCAAACGCAGCTGTTTGTAGTGCAGCAAGATCTACTTTAATTACATCTAACTATGGACCTAGATTAGCATCACATTATCATAGAACTCAAGAAAAAGTAACACTACCAGAAAATTTAGAAATGTTTCCAGTATACCTAAGAAAGGCAGGTTATTATACAGCAAACAATGCTAAAGAAGATTATAACTTTATAAAATCTAACAATGTTTGGGATGATTCTTCTCGAAAAGCAAGTTGGAAGAATAGAGAAGAAGGACAGCCATTTTTTTATGTTCATAACATTCATAGTACACACGAAAGTAGCGTGCATTTTCCTAAAGAAAATGTCACTATAAATAAAACAATAAATCAAAATTTTGTACAGCCAAATCATCCACAAACAGCACTTTTAAAGTACACAAATGCTATGTACAGGGAAAAGATTGCACAAATGGATAAAGAAGTAGGAGAAGTGCTTTCTAAACTTATAAAAGATGGTTTGCTAGAGAATACTATCATCTTTTATTTTGGAGATCATGGTGGTGTTTTACCAGAAAGTAAAGGCTATTTAAAAGAAACAGGTTTACATGTTCCATTAGTGATTTATGTTCCTGAAAAGTACAAGGATTTCACAGATTATAAAGTAGGTTCTAACGCAAATGGATTTGTGAGTTTTGTTGATTTTGGAGCAACAATTTTAAACGTTGCTGGAGTTGAAATCCCTAAATCAATAGATGGAAAACCATTTCTTGGTAAGAATGTAAAAACTAAAGCAGTTGAAAAAAGAGATAAAACTTTTGGTTATGCAGATAGATTTGATGAGAAATACGATATGGTTCGTAGCTATCGAAAAGGAAAATATAAGTACATCAGAAATTTTCAGCCATTTAATGTAGATGCCCTAATGAATAATTATAGATATAAACAATTGGCATATAGAGAATGGGAAGATTTACATCAAAAAGGGAAACTCAATGCAATACAATCACAATTTTTTGAACCAAAATCACCTGAAGAGCTTTACAATATAGAAGCAGACCCATATGAGACTAATAATTTAGCAAAGGAGTCTGCTTATAAAAAAACCGTCAAAGAAATGAGACAAGGTTTAAATAAGTGGATGAAAACCATGCCAGATTTGTCATTCTTCCCAGAGCATTTTTTAGTGCAAAATGCTTTTGAAAACCCTTATAAGTTTGGACAAAACCATAAAAAAAATATTTCAAAATATATTGATGTTGCCAATTTGGCTTTACTAGATTTTGAAAAAGCAGACTCTAAAATTAAAAAAAGTATAAAATCTGTTGACCCTTGGGAGCGCTATTGGGCTTTAGTTGTTTGCAGTAGTTTTAATAAAAAAGCAAATGCTTTCATTGATGAAGTTTTACAAATTATTGAGGACGACAAAGAACTCATTAACAGAGTGAGAGCGGCAGAGTTTTTAGCCATTATTGGTAAAAAAGAGCCTTCTAAAGATATACTAAAATCGCTTTATGAATCTGAGAATGAATTAGAAGCCTTATTAATTTTAAATTCTATTGTATTACTTCAAGATCATTATCAACAATATACTTTTAATATTGAACTCGAGAACATAAACCCAAAAGTAAAAAGAGATGAACAGGTTCAAGAACGACTTAAATATTTAAACGTTTTGTAA
- a CDS encoding alpha-L-fucosidase — MKINTLKSFVLLSMVMLSSCVDDKSKTENESQEKYQKNWKSLAKVNQVPDWFKDAKFGIYTHWGPVSTVYEGIDPEKYYGGWHGMLMYQDGKIVPTKKGSPTSNFIHHKNKYGDPKLFGYKHVIEQFKPSEFDAKKWAELFEKSGAKFAGPVAMHHDNFAMWDSKATRWNSMNYGGIDPSASLKKEIEARNMKFMGSFHHAFTWKYFAPAHAHGNIDEVDYDLYTSPHALDSDTPDERFYKEWWAKLKEYIDVYQPDLIWFDWWLENMTEESRQEFLAYYYNKAEEWGKEVAVAYKETTFPIDTAIKDYERGRPNQPKNPTWLTDTSPGAWFYRPNAQFKSPNELVDILVDIVAKNGIMLLNVPPDPNGDIPQEMRDLLLDIGQWLTINGNAIYGTRPWTIFGEGPTRLSEGGHKVEKEKIKYTNNDIRFTKKTEKEFYAIVMDTPKDSIVIKSFSTKLGVLNSKIQNIQLLGSDERVAWERNEEGLVIQAPKEYPSKYAHAFKIVLEGYMENDIGGNVEAHKD, encoded by the coding sequence ATGAAAATCAATACTCTAAAAAGTTTCGTATTATTATCTATGGTGATGTTATCATCATGCGTTGATGATAAATCAAAAACTGAAAACGAAAGTCAAGAAAAATATCAAAAAAATTGGAAATCTTTAGCAAAAGTAAATCAAGTACCTGATTGGTTTAAAGATGCAAAATTTGGCATTTATACACATTGGGGTCCAGTGTCGACAGTGTATGAAGGTATAGATCCTGAGAAATATTATGGTGGTTGGCATGGTATGTTAATGTATCAAGACGGAAAAATTGTTCCAACAAAAAAAGGTAGTCCTACAAGTAATTTTATACATCATAAAAACAAATATGGAGACCCAAAATTGTTTGGTTACAAACATGTTATTGAACAATTTAAACCTTCAGAGTTCGATGCAAAAAAATGGGCGGAATTATTCGAAAAATCCGGGGCTAAATTTGCGGGACCGGTAGCTATGCATCACGATAATTTTGCAATGTGGGATAGTAAAGCTACGCGTTGGAACTCGATGAATTACGGTGGAATAGATCCTTCTGCAAGTTTGAAAAAAGAAATAGAAGCTAGAAATATGAAGTTTATGGGCTCTTTTCATCATGCATTCACTTGGAAGTATTTCGCGCCAGCACATGCACACGGGAATATAGATGAAGTAGATTATGATTTATATACAAGTCCACACGCTTTAGATTCTGATACGCCAGATGAGCGTTTTTATAAAGAATGGTGGGCAAAACTAAAAGAATATATTGATGTGTATCAGCCAGATTTAATTTGGTTTGATTGGTGGTTAGAAAATATGACGGAAGAATCACGTCAAGAATTTTTAGCATATTATTATAATAAAGCAGAAGAATGGGGAAAAGAAGTAGCAGTTGCCTATAAAGAAACAACGTTTCCAATTGATACAGCTATTAAAGATTATGAAAGAGGAAGACCAAATCAACCAAAAAATCCAACTTGGCTAACAGATACATCACCAGGTGCTTGGTTTTATAGGCCCAACGCGCAATTTAAATCACCAAACGAATTAGTAGATATTTTGGTAGATATTGTTGCTAAAAATGGCATTATGTTGTTAAACGTTCCTCCAGATCCAAATGGCGATATTCCGCAAGAAATGAGAGATTTATTATTGGATATTGGACAATGGTTGACTATCAATGGCAATGCAATTTATGGTACAAGACCTTGGACAATTTTTGGCGAAGGTCCTACCAGATTGTCAGAAGGCGGGCATAAAGTAGAAAAAGAGAAGATAAAGTACACTAACAATGATATTCGTTTTACTAAAAAAACAGAAAAGGAGTTTTATGCAATTGTAATGGATACACCAAAAGATTCGATTGTCATAAAATCTTTTAGTACAAAATTAGGAGTTCTAAACTCTAAAATTCAGAATATCCAACTTTTAGGTAGTGATGAAAGAGTAGCATGGGAAAGAAACGAAGAAGGTTTGGTGATTCAGGCGCCAAAGGAATATCCTTCAAAATATGCACACGCGTTTAAAATTGTTTTGGAGGGTTACATGGAAAATGATATTGGAGGAAATGTTGAAGCTCATAAAGATTAG
- a CDS encoding glycoside hydrolase family 28 protein: MKKMTLLYFLFLSFVVSATDYNVLDFGAKADGITKDTKAIQKAIDTCSKNGGGNVVIPSGKTIVIGTIYMKDFVTLHIQNGAVLLGSPNIEDYTTDTHKNMYKNEKHMDRCLIFARNAKSFGITGFGTIDGNGYFKNFNNKIGRPMLIRFMNSNNIHLKDVTLKNSAAWTSAWLYCNDILVDGIKIISRVNNNGDGLDFDGCTNVRVSNSSFDTSDDSICIQASLKEKPSKNIVVTNCTFTSKWAGMRIGLLSRGDIESIAVTNCTFHDIEDAGLKIQLNEGGEMKNMSFSNLIMKSVPRPIFMTFAQQRACVDAPKEMYPMKAMHHFIFDGIIVDNSALNKDSAIFITGMPNNDITDIQLNNIQMIVAGGGTIADAKKTNFKEYTLEVLDGWWPEFHLVGTLPAYGIFARHVQGLSVDNFEIKTIGKDHRYPIVFDDVKDGTIVSATSNYKKITKAKYIN; the protein is encoded by the coding sequence ATGAAAAAAATGACGCTTTTATATTTTTTGTTTTTATCATTTGTTGTGTCCGCTACAGATTACAACGTTTTAGACTTTGGTGCAAAAGCAGACGGGATTACAAAAGATACAAAAGCCATACAAAAGGCTATTGATACCTGTTCCAAAAATGGTGGTGGAAATGTTGTAATTCCTTCTGGTAAAACTATTGTTATTGGTACCATTTATATGAAAGATTTTGTTACACTCCATATACAAAACGGTGCTGTTCTTTTAGGTAGTCCAAATATTGAAGATTATACAACAGATACCCATAAAAACATGTATAAGAATGAGAAACATATGGACCGTTGTTTAATTTTTGCTCGTAACGCAAAATCATTTGGTATTACAGGTTTTGGGACCATAGATGGCAATGGTTATTTTAAAAATTTCAATAATAAAATAGGTAGACCAATGCTTATTCGTTTTATGAATAGTAATAACATTCACCTAAAAGATGTGACTTTAAAAAATTCTGCTGCTTGGACATCAGCGTGGCTTTATTGTAATGATATTCTAGTTGATGGTATTAAAATTATAAGTCGTGTAAATAATAATGGAGATGGTTTAGATTTTGACGGTTGTACTAATGTTAGAGTTTCAAATTCTTCATTTGATACTAGTGATGATTCTATTTGTATTCAAGCTTCACTTAAAGAAAAACCAAGCAAAAATATAGTAGTAACGAACTGTACGTTTACTAGTAAATGGGCAGGAATGCGTATTGGATTATTATCTCGAGGGGATATAGAATCGATTGCTGTTACTAATTGTACATTTCATGATATAGAAGATGCTGGATTGAAAATTCAATTAAATGAAGGAGGAGAAATGAAAAATATGAGCTTTTCTAATTTAATTATGAAAAGCGTACCAAGACCAATATTCATGACTTTTGCACAACAAAGAGCTTGTGTAGATGCGCCAAAGGAAATGTATCCTATGAAAGCTATGCATCATTTTATTTTTGATGGAATTATAGTAGATAATTCTGCTTTAAATAAAGATTCTGCCATTTTTATTACAGGAATGCCTAATAATGATATTACCGATATTCAATTAAATAATATTCAAATGATTGTTGCGGGAGGAGGCACGATAGCCGACGCTAAAAAGACCAATTTTAAAGAATATACCTTAGAGGTATTAGATGGTTGGTGGCCAGAGTTTCATTTAGTTGGTACTTTACCAGCATATGGCATTTTTGCAAGACACGTACAAGGATTGTCTGTTGATAATTTTGAGATTAAAACAATTGGAAAAGACCACAGATATCCTATTGTTTTTGACGATGTAAAAGATGGAACTATTGTAAGCGCAACCTCAAATTATAAAAAAATAACTAAAGCAAAATACATTAATTAA
- a CDS encoding sulfatase-like hydrolase/transferase: MKKALFLGSILFFFSFCNAQQREQKKYNILIIESDDQSNQAVGAFGNPSIQTPSIDLLAEDGTSFTSAYNMGCWAPAVCVPSRTMLLYGKYLWKSQKITKKNAPESFPETLKNNGYSTYMTGKWHAYGNEAKDVFEQTGTITEGQLKTYNTDKGHITDITAKEAVDYIKSYKDDKPFLVYVAFNAPHVPRQTEKKYYDLYPSENIILPPSVIDGDSLNTNIKYQYTRNPLRAKTMKNRVQQNNAMVTHMDERIGNIISTLKEKGIYDDTIIVFMSDHGISFGENGVAGKVCVYEPSVTAPLIIKAPKMIANKKIKNRVYLQDVFPTLLDMLAIQSPENIDFKSLSPIVEENKDTRTSIYLAMFYDQRAIIKDNKKLILFPETSDLELYDLEKDPWETTNLKNQKNAIPIIKNLMKDFKNWQLKTKDTLDISKEFKKYL, from the coding sequence ATGAAAAAAGCACTTTTTTTAGGTTCAATCTTATTTTTTTTTAGCTTTTGTAATGCTCAACAAAGGGAGCAGAAAAAGTACAACATATTAATTATAGAATCCGATGATCAAAGTAATCAAGCAGTCGGTGCTTTCGGAAATCCATCGATACAAACCCCTAGCATAGATTTATTAGCAGAAGATGGTACATCCTTCACTTCCGCATATAATATGGGTTGCTGGGCGCCTGCAGTCTGTGTACCGAGTAGAACTATGCTATTGTATGGAAAATATTTATGGAAGTCTCAAAAAATCACAAAAAAGAATGCACCAGAAAGCTTTCCAGAGACTTTGAAAAATAATGGCTATTCCACATATATGACTGGAAAATGGCATGCTTATGGAAATGAAGCTAAAGATGTTTTTGAACAAACAGGAACCATTACGGAAGGCCAATTAAAAACTTATAATACGGATAAAGGACATATTACGGATATTACTGCCAAAGAAGCTGTGGATTATATTAAAAGTTATAAAGATGATAAACCATTTTTAGTGTATGTTGCTTTTAATGCACCACATGTGCCAAGGCAAACTGAAAAAAAGTATTATGATTTGTATCCATCAGAAAATATAATATTACCACCAAGTGTCATTGACGGCGATTCGTTAAACACAAATATAAAATACCAATACACAAGAAATCCTTTGCGTGCGAAAACCATGAAAAATCGTGTGCAACAGAACAATGCTATGGTAACGCATATGGATGAGAGAATTGGTAACATTATTTCTACATTAAAGGAAAAAGGTATTTATGACGATACCATAATTGTATTTATGTCTGATCATGGTATAAGCTTTGGCGAAAATGGCGTAGCTGGTAAAGTATGTGTTTATGAGCCTAGCGTTACAGCACCACTTATTATTAAGGCACCTAAAATGATAGCTAATAAAAAGATAAAAAACAGAGTTTATTTGCAGGATGTTTTCCCCACGTTGCTTGATATGTTGGCGATTCAATCCCCAGAAAATATAGATTTTAAAAGTTTAAGTCCTATTGTAGAAGAAAACAAAGACACGAGAACATCTATTTATTTGGCAATGTTTTACGACCAAAGAGCCATTATAAAAGACAATAAAAAACTTATTTTATTTCCAGAAACGAGTGATTTAGAGTTGTATGATTTAGAAAAAGATCCTTGGGAAACCACAAATTTAAAAAACCAAAAAAATGCAATACCAATAATTAAAAACTTAATGAAGGATTTTAAAAATTGGCAGTTAAAGACAAAAGATACTTTAGATATTTCAAAAGAGTTTAAAAAATATTTATAA
- the galB gene encoding beta-galactosidase GalB, producing MKAFKKITILLFFTLNFVFFSCESKQDIPIADKNFNKGWLFQKGEIKDGNLVAFDDAEWRQLNLPHDWAIEGPFSNKYNARTGGLPVHGEAWYRKHFTVDKINENKKISIEFDGAMNNAKVWLNDNYIGERPYGYIGFEFDLTDHVKFGEDNVIAVQLIPEDLAARWYPGAGLYRNVRLKINNSLHIPQYGTFITTPEVLEDKATINIETTIEDYKKSASSVTLKTVIKDKNRVEVASNETEVALNAKAVQDVRLEISNPELWDTTKPVLYQAVSSLYVNGSLVDTYETDFGIRTIAFEREKGFLLNGKPFEFQGVCMHHDQGPLGTAINYRAKERQMQIMQSMGINALRTSHNPPSPEILEICDKLGIVVIVEAFDEWRKGKVPNGYNKYFDQWHERDLRDMIKRDRNHPSVVMWSIGNEILEQGQDDGWKVAKMLNDICHDEDNTRPTTIGFNYYPAPFKNKLADYVDVIGMNYWPENYDEVLEKNPKYLVYGSETSSQTSSRGVYHLPIEFKEKHETNQVSSYDVIVGPPWAYAPDVEFAAQEKQPRSLGEFIWTGFDYLGEPTPYGGRDNSTNGYWNDDWPSRSSYFAPVDLAGFPKDRYYLYQSQWTTKPMVHVLPHWNWEGKEGENIPVFVYTNAEEVELFLNGTSYGKKIKGKDITEIPSEYHEFKKGMFRTKYRLSWDVPYQPGELKVIAYKNSKEVATDIRKTAGKPAKISLVADRKTISADGLDLSFITVTIEDKAGNICPNSDNLVNFKIEGKGVLEAVGNGDPTSLKSFQIPERNAFSGKCLLVVKSTEEAGEIKITATSEVLEASELIIKTGE from the coding sequence ATGAAAGCTTTTAAAAAGATTACAATACTACTTTTTTTTACTTTAAATTTTGTCTTCTTTTCTTGTGAATCAAAACAAGATATTCCAATAGCAGATAAAAATTTCAATAAGGGCTGGTTATTTCAAAAAGGAGAAATTAAAGACGGTAATTTGGTAGCTTTTGATGATGCAGAATGGAGACAATTAAACTTACCACACGATTGGGCAATAGAAGGTCCTTTTTCTAACAAATACAATGCAAGAACAGGAGGGTTGCCAGTCCACGGTGAAGCTTGGTACAGAAAACATTTTACAGTTGATAAAATAAATGAAAACAAAAAAATTTCTATTGAGTTTGATGGTGCCATGAATAACGCCAAAGTTTGGTTAAATGATAATTATATAGGCGAAAGACCATATGGCTATATTGGTTTTGAATTTGATTTAACGGATCATGTTAAATTTGGAGAAGATAATGTTATAGCCGTACAACTAATACCAGAGGATTTAGCAGCACGTTGGTATCCTGGTGCGGGATTATATAGAAATGTTCGCCTTAAGATAAATAATTCGTTACATATCCCGCAATACGGTACTTTTATTACAACACCCGAAGTTTTAGAAGACAAAGCAACAATAAATATTGAAACTACAATTGAAGACTATAAGAAATCAGCTTCAAGCGTAACCTTGAAAACAGTGATCAAGGATAAAAATAGAGTAGAAGTTGCTTCGAATGAGACAGAGGTTGCTCTTAATGCTAAAGCTGTTCAAGATGTACGTTTAGAAATTAGTAATCCTGAATTATGGGATACAACAAAACCAGTATTATACCAAGCGGTTAGTAGTCTTTATGTTAATGGAAGTTTAGTGGATACTTATGAAACTGATTTTGGTATACGCACCATTGCATTTGAAAGAGAAAAAGGCTTTTTGTTGAATGGGAAACCGTTCGAATTTCAAGGTGTTTGCATGCATCACGATCAAGGACCTTTGGGAACCGCAATAAATTACAGAGCCAAAGAACGCCAGATGCAAATTATGCAAAGTATGGGTATAAATGCGCTAAGAACGAGTCATAACCCACCGTCACCAGAGATTTTAGAAATCTGTGATAAGTTAGGGATAGTAGTTATAGTAGAGGCTTTTGACGAATGGAGAAAAGGAAAAGTACCGAATGGTTACAATAAATATTTTGACCAATGGCATGAGCGCGATTTGCGCGATATGATAAAGCGTGATAGAAATCATCCATCAGTAGTTATGTGGAGTATTGGTAACGAAATTTTAGAGCAAGGTCAAGATGATGGCTGGAAAGTAGCCAAAATGTTAAATGATATCTGTCACGATGAAGATAATACCAGACCTACAACCATCGGTTTTAACTATTATCCGGCACCTTTTAAAAATAAATTAGCCGATTATGTCGATGTTATCGGTATGAATTATTGGCCAGAAAATTATGATGAGGTTTTAGAGAAAAACCCAAAATATCTTGTTTATGGTTCAGAAACTTCATCACAAACCAGTAGCAGAGGCGTATATCATTTACCCATAGAATTTAAAGAAAAGCACGAAACTAACCAGGTATCTAGTTACGATGTTATAGTTGGTCCACCTTGGGCATATGCTCCAGATGTTGAGTTCGCAGCACAAGAAAAACAACCACGCTCTTTAGGAGAGTTTATTTGGACAGGTTTCGATTATTTAGGCGAACCTACGCCCTATGGAGGGAGAGATAATTCTACAAATGGTTACTGGAATGACGATTGGCCCTCACGTTCTTCATATTTTGCACCAGTTGATCTAGCGGGTTTTCCTAAAGATAGATACTATTTATATCAAAGCCAATGGACTACAAAACCCATGGTTCACGTTTTACCGCATTGGAATTGGGAAGGAAAAGAAGGTGAGAACATTCCTGTTTTTGTATATACTAATGCAGAAGAAGTAGAACTTTTTCTAAATGGAACGTCTTACGGAAAGAAAATAAAAGGAAAGGATATTACAGAAATTCCATCAGAATATCACGAGTTTAAAAAAGGTATGTTTAGAACAAAATATAGATTGTCATGGGATGTACCTTATCAGCCTGGAGAACTTAAAGTTATTGCCTATAAAAATAGTAAAGAAGTAGCAACGGATATCAGAAAAACGGCAGGAAAACCTGCAAAAATCAGTTTAGTCGCAGATAGAAAAACGATTTCTGCGGATGGATTAGATTTATCTTTTATAACTGTTACAATTGAAGATAAAGCAGGGAATATTTGTCCAAATTCGGATAATTTAGTCAATTTTAAAATTGAAGGCAAAGGTGTTTTAGAAGCTGTTGGAAATGGAGATCCAACTTCTTTAAAATCTTTTCAAATACCAGAACGTAATGCATTTAGTGGTAAATGTTTATTGGTTGTAAAATCTACAGAGGAAGCAGGAGAAATTAAGATTACAGCGACTTCTGAAGTATTAGAAGCCAGTGAATTAATAATTAAAACAGGAGAATAA